One window of the Stegostoma tigrinum isolate sSteTig4 chromosome 16, sSteTig4.hap1, whole genome shotgun sequence genome contains the following:
- the mplkip gene encoding M-phase-specific PLK1-interacting protein, whose amino-acid sequence MFRPNFRASRAGFRSPPPGPGPGSGSGSGSGPGPGPFPGTGQCGGGSSMYSRGSSATPPYGGWQPPRAVYNKSPQQQGPGSGSFQQRYQSPSPGQQQQQGFSGGGSSPRHRGRYSSPPYLHHPQQHSLSPGPQTHSPSPHHRKYQASPRTSTPFSGGGRSPAPVEQYYKPSMLQDPWADLEPVLVSDIHQQYSNLQTPSTGKGRRYFT is encoded by the coding sequence ATGTTCCGGCCGAATTTCCGAGCGTCCCGGGCGGGGTTCCGCAGCCCGCCGCCAGGCCCGGGCCCAGGCTCAGGCTCAGGCTCAGGCTcaggcccaggcccaggcccGTTCCCCGGGACGGGACAGTGCGGAGGAGGCAGCAGCATGTACTCCAGGGGTAGCTCGGCCACCCCGCCTTACGGAGGCTGGCAACCCCCCCGGGCTGTCTATAATAAATCTCCGCAGCAGCAAGGCCCGGGCTCGGGATCTTTCCAACAGCGTTACCAGAGCCCATCTCCCGGACAGCAGCAGCAACAGGGTTTCAGCGGCGGCGGAAGCAGCCCCCGGCACCGGGGCCGATACTCCTCTCCCCCCTACCTTCACCATCCGCAGCAGCACTCGCTGTCTCCGGGGCCTCAGACACACTCCCCTAGCCCGCATCACCGCAAATACCAGGCTTCGCCCAGGACGTCCACCCCATTCAGcggcgggggcaggtccccgGCGCCGGTAGAACAGTACTACAAACCTTCCATGCTGCAGGACCCTTGGGCTGACCTGGAGCCCGTCCTTGTCTCTGACATTCACCAGCAGTACAGCAACCTGCAGACCCCCAGCACTGGCAAGGGACGGAGATACTTCACTTAG